Below is a window of Myxococcus xanthus DNA.
CGCAACCGGATGGTGGTGCGGCTGGCGCGCGGCGCAGCGGCGCTGGGTGCTGGTCAGCCGCAGCGGACCTTGGAGGACCTGGAGCAGGTCGAGCGAGACCTGGCGACGCCCGGTGTCCGGAGCGCGTTGAAGTGGGCCCACTCCACGCCGGAGCATGTCCTGCGCTCCTACCGCCTCATCGCCTCGGGCCTGCGCGCGAACGCGGAGACCCGGCTGGGACGCCTGGACGCCGCGGCGCGGGCGCTCGAAACGCGGCGCAAGCTGTACCTTGCGCAGTTCGACCAGTTGGACCGCGATGAGGACATCCGCGCCGTGACGCTGGCGGAGCTGCGGCTGGCGGAGAACGCGGTGGACCAGCAGGACCCGGCACAGGCGGCGCGCTGGCTGGGCGAGGCGTTGAAGCACTCCGACTCGCTGGTCGCGCGGACGCACGCGAACGTCGATCCGGGGCAACTGGACGTGCTCTGGTTCGCGGCACAGTTGAATGTGAAGGGCGACGGAGGCTTGCCCTTCGACGTGCCTCAGCGACTGGGCAAGGCGCGCCGCACCCTGGTCGAGCTGCGTGACCCGGCCTGGCGTTCGTACCTGGCGTGGTTCGAAATCTACGCTGCGCTCGCGGCGCCCGCCGCCGAGGAGGCCCGTTCGGCCCCGTAGGCCGCGCCCCAGGGCTCCCGGTGCTCCAAGGCGAGCGGGCTCAGGCGGGCAGCGCGCGTGACAGCGCCTGCCGTACCGCCGCGCGCACGGGCGCGGGGACCTCATCCCCGGGGATGCGCCGGCACAGGGACACCGTGCGCTTGAGCGCGTCACACGCGTCGCTGCAGCGGGGGCAGCGGGACAGATGGTCCTCCAGGCGCACACAGGCGGCCTGGTCCACCTCCTCCGCGGCGAACTCCGACAGCTCCTGCGCCAGCTCCGGACACCCCGCGCCCTGTCCGTGGGCGCCCTCCCCCAGGAGGGTGGCGAGGTGCTCGCGCATCTGGAGCCGCGCGCGGTGCAACCGGCTCTTGAGCGCACGCACCTCGATGCCCACCACGCTGGCCGCGTCCTCGGCCGTGAGCCCCTCCACGTCCCGGAGGATGAGCACCTCTCGATGCGCCTCCGGCAGCGCGAGGATGGCCGCCTGCAACACCTCGCCCATCTGCCGCGCGTGGGAGACCATGTCCGGCGTCGCCTCCTCCGCCGCGACGTTCGTGGCCGCGGGCGAGTCGAGCGGCTGGAAGTCCTCCGGCGCGCCGACGCGACGGCGGCGCAGGCGGAAGCAGTGCGTGCGGGCCACCTGGTACAACCAGGTGGACAGCGCCGCGTCCCCCCGAAACGCGTGGATGCCCCGGAAGGCGGAGAACAGCGTCTCCTGGAGGACCTCCATGGCGTCCTCCTCGGAGCCGCACATGCGCAGGCCAAATCGGTACACCTGCTTCTCATGGCGGGCGAGGACCTCGTCCAGGGCCTTGTCGTCGCCAGCGCGCGCGGCCTCCATCAACTGCTCATCGGTTCGCGTCGACATCCGCCCTTCGCCTCCTCATCGGAAGAACGCCCAGTCACCAGGATGCCTTCCTGGATGGCGCCAGGAGGTTACATCGCGCAAGACCTAGCGCCGGTGCTGAAGCGACAGGCCGAGATGCCCCCCGGACGCGGCGTGCCCGGGAGGCCGCCAGCTCCCGCCCAGCGTGGCTCGAAGCGCCTGCCGACGGAGATACCAACTGAGCCCGGCATCCAGCCGCGCCCCGCCCGGGGCGTCCGCCAGGGCGCCGCCCGTGACTCGCGCCACCAGCGCCCACGGCTCGAGCACCGTGGCCCCCGGCCCCGGCAGGTTGAGGCCCGCGCGGACGTGAGCGAGCAGCGCGTGTCCCTGGGGGGATGCTACCTGGTGGAGCTCGGCCGAGAGCACCAGCGGGCGCAGGCGCAGGAGCGCGTCCACGCCCCAGGAGCGTGCGTCGCCCCCGGGCTCCGTGCTCCCTTGCAGGGCCAGGGTGAGGCCCGGCCGAAGGCCGAAGTCATTCATGGGCAGGCTGAGGGAATACACATCCGCCTCGGGTGCGCCCAGGGTGAGCGCGGCGCGGGCCACGAGCAGCGGCGGTCGCCATGCCCCCTCCGGCCCGGGGCGGTACACCACCACGCCCGAATCATAGCGCACGCTCCAGCCCTCCCCCCGGAGCAGGCCCCCCACGTCCACCCCTGGCGCGCGCCCCGACTCCGTCCCGGTGAGGTGCTCGCGCAGGGGGCCTTGTGTGATGGCCTTGTCCAGCGAGTCCACCTCGAAGCCACTGGTGAGGCTCTCCCGGCCTACCTGCGGCCGGAACAGCCCCACGCTCAGCCAGGCACGCTGGGGCATCACGGTGAAGGTGACGCTGGCCTCATGGAGGGCCAGCGGCGGCCCCTGGAGCGGACCGGGCAGGAGGACGAGCCGGTCGAACGACACCTCCAGTCCGCCCCGCACCCACGGCGACCCGGTCAGGTGGAGCCCCACCCGCCCACGTCGCAGGCTCACGGCGGCGGCGCCCGCGGCGCTCAGCCCCTGGTCGATTCGGAGCTGGAGCGCCTCCCTGAATTCCAGCCGCGGCCCCTCCTCCACCACCTCCTCGGCCCGGCCCGGCCGCGCCATGCCGGCCAGGGCCAGGAGACAGAGGGACAGCACGGTCCGCGT
It encodes the following:
- a CDS encoding sigma-70 family RNA polymerase sigma factor, with amino-acid sequence MSTRTDEQLMEAARAGDDKALDEVLARHEKQVYRFGLRMCGSEEDAMEVLQETLFSAFRGIHAFRGDAALSTWLYQVARTHCFRLRRRRVGAPEDFQPLDSPAATNVAAEEATPDMVSHARQMGEVLQAAILALPEAHREVLILRDVEGLTAEDAASVVGIEVRALKSRLHRARLQMREHLATLLGEGAHGQGAGCPELAQELSEFAAEEVDQAACVRLEDHLSRCPRCSDACDALKRTVSLCRRIPGDEVPAPVRAAVRQALSRALPA